A window of Akkermansia muciniphila contains these coding sequences:
- a CDS encoding FHA domain-containing protein, whose product MPRLSIQLPDGSEKTIVLPKNGEYFARIGRDEHCEIVLPFQSVSGEHALLQFKEGGYVLEDLGSTNGIKINGLTPMGGASLYDGDEISLGDARLRFVEEPSPGMSPAPDEGEEEQTAPSPAMRNLQHLADQANRTARKNYLWMALYAVLMFFLAVFAGLTYKHYKLTGELLPLQWLGIESPKAALKSMTPPQTEAAPH is encoded by the coding sequence ATGCCTCGCCTTTCCATCCAACTCCCCGACGGTTCCGAGAAAACCATAGTTCTTCCGAAAAACGGCGAATATTTCGCCCGCATCGGGCGCGATGAACATTGTGAAATCGTGCTGCCTTTTCAATCCGTGTCCGGGGAGCATGCTCTGCTCCAGTTCAAGGAAGGTGGCTATGTCCTTGAAGACCTTGGCTCCACTAACGGAATCAAAATTAACGGACTGACGCCCATGGGAGGCGCTTCCCTTTACGACGGGGATGAGATATCCCTGGGGGATGCCCGGCTCCGGTTTGTCGAAGAACCTTCCCCCGGGATGTCTCCCGCTCCGGACGAAGGGGAGGAAGAGCAGACGGCCCCTTCTCCCGCCATGCGGAATTTGCAGCACCTGGCGGATCAAGCCAACCGTACGGCGCGGAAGAATTACTTGTGGATGGCCCTGTATGCCGTTTTGATGTTTTTCCTGGCCGTTTTCGCCGGCCTGACCTACAAGCATTACAAGTTGACGGGAGAGCTGCTGCCTCTCCAGTGGCTCGGCATTGAATCCCCCAAGGCTGCCTTGAAATCCATGACTCCTCCACAGACGGAGGCTGCGCCGCACTGA
- the obgE gene encoding GTPase ObgE, with amino-acid sequence MFVDNIRIFAKAGKGGNGLVSFRRAKFVPKGGPDGGDGGDGGSVILEVDPHTNDLRSFFYDPKLIATDGVGGQSAKKHGKNGKSVIGKVPPGTIIYRSNASSMSEATWLEREGEGIELEKIADLTEIGTRFTLCQGGIGGKGNWHFRSATNQAPTEAELGTEGEEGVFFMELRRIADAGLVGYPNAGKSTLLGDISQAKPKVANYPFTTLQPIIGVVEFNSFRRCIVADIPGIIEGAHNNRGLGHEFLRHITRCKVLVFVLDMAGSEGRDPIEDLQNLRTEIKLYSEDLAKQPWFVVANKMDLEGAEENLNNFRMRFPKVDVIPISALNGDGISQLKSKLDELVGYKFVR; translated from the coding sequence ATGTTTGTTGACAACATCCGCATATTTGCCAAGGCAGGAAAGGGAGGAAACGGGCTCGTCAGTTTCCGCAGGGCCAAATTCGTGCCCAAAGGCGGCCCGGACGGCGGCGACGGCGGCGACGGCGGAAGCGTTATTCTGGAAGTGGACCCGCACACGAACGACCTGCGTTCCTTCTTTTATGACCCCAAACTGATTGCCACGGATGGAGTAGGCGGCCAGAGCGCTAAAAAACATGGTAAAAACGGCAAATCCGTCATCGGGAAGGTGCCTCCCGGCACTATCATTTACCGCAGTAATGCCTCCTCCATGTCGGAGGCGACGTGGCTGGAACGGGAAGGCGAAGGCATTGAGCTGGAAAAAATTGCGGACCTGACGGAAATCGGCACCCGGTTCACGCTGTGCCAGGGGGGCATAGGAGGCAAGGGCAACTGGCATTTCCGCTCTGCAACCAACCAGGCTCCCACGGAAGCCGAATTGGGAACGGAAGGAGAGGAAGGCGTCTTTTTCATGGAACTGCGCCGCATTGCGGACGCTGGACTGGTGGGCTACCCCAACGCGGGCAAAAGCACTCTGCTGGGCGACATCTCGCAAGCCAAGCCCAAGGTAGCCAATTATCCCTTCACCACGCTCCAGCCCATCATCGGGGTGGTGGAATTCAACAGCTTCCGCCGCTGCATCGTGGCGGACATTCCCGGCATCATTGAGGGCGCGCACAATAACCGCGGCCTGGGGCATGAATTCCTGCGCCACATCACGCGCTGCAAGGTGCTGGTCTTCGTTCTGGACATGGCCGGCAGCGAAGGCCGCGACCCCATTGAAGACCTTCAGAACCTCCGCACGGAAATCAAGCTGTACAGTGAAGACCTGGCCAAACAGCCCTGGTTCGTCGTTGCCAACAAAATGGACCTGGAAGGCGCGGAAGAAAACCTGAACAACTTCCGCATGCGTTTTCCGAAGGTGGACGTCATTCCCATCTCCGCCCTCAACGGGGACGGCATTTCCCAGCTCAAAAGCAAGCTTGATGAACTTGTAGGTTATAAATTCGTCCGTTAA
- a CDS encoding methylated-DNA--[protein]-cysteine S-methyltransferase encodes MKANPPPCGPALLHQTPAGPIVIVENGAAVTHVFFRRLMQPEHVEWKETPLLRRTARQLDEYFQGTRRTFDVPLSPQGTEFEQTVWRALQTIPHGETRSYGNIARQIGRPSACRAVGHANNQNPIGIIIPCHRVIGASGKLTGYAGGLTIKQYLLELEQGAVAPFMLFPDAERMLWDIPAGS; translated from the coding sequence ATGAAGGCAAATCCCCCTCCCTGCGGTCCGGCTCTTCTTCATCAAACCCCGGCAGGCCCCATCGTCATCGTGGAAAATGGAGCGGCTGTCACACACGTCTTCTTCAGGCGCCTGATGCAGCCGGAGCATGTGGAATGGAAGGAAACGCCCCTGCTGCGCCGCACGGCCCGCCAGCTGGACGAGTACTTCCAAGGCACGCGCCGCACGTTTGACGTGCCGCTATCTCCGCAGGGAACGGAATTTGAACAAACGGTCTGGAGAGCTCTTCAAACCATCCCCCATGGAGAAACCAGAAGCTATGGAAACATCGCCCGGCAAATAGGGCGTCCATCCGCCTGCCGGGCTGTGGGGCATGCCAACAACCAGAATCCCATCGGCATCATCATCCCCTGCCACCGGGTGATTGGAGCCAGCGGCAAACTGACCGGTTATGCAGGCGGCCTGACCATTAAGCAATACCTGCTGGAACTGGAACAGGGCGCCGTGGCTCCCTTCATGCTGTTTCCGGACGCGGAACGCATGTTATGGGACATCCCTGCCGGTTCCTGA
- a CDS encoding low molecular weight protein-tyrosine-phosphatase: protein MNASEPYRVLFVCLGNICRSPAAEIIFKKMVKEQGLENLIESDSAGMIGYHRGCPPDARMVQALEKYGYRNPGVKSRPVRKDDLEQFDLVVGMDRENLRDLKRLDKSGQWEGKIVPMCFFTTRFLDEEVPDPYYGGQEGFDHVVELLQDGCANLLEHLKEQLS, encoded by the coding sequence ATGAATGCTTCCGAACCTTACCGAGTCCTCTTTGTCTGCCTGGGCAATATCTGCCGTTCTCCCGCGGCGGAAATCATTTTTAAAAAGATGGTGAAGGAACAAGGGTTGGAAAACCTGATTGAGAGCGATTCCGCCGGAATGATCGGCTACCACCGGGGCTGCCCTCCGGATGCCCGGATGGTCCAGGCCCTGGAAAAATACGGTTATCGGAATCCGGGAGTCAAATCACGCCCCGTGCGGAAGGATGATCTGGAGCAGTTCGACCTGGTTGTAGGGATGGACCGGGAGAATCTGCGGGATTTGAAACGGCTGGACAAGAGCGGACAGTGGGAAGGCAAGATTGTCCCCATGTGCTTTTTCACCACGCGTTTTCTGGATGAGGAAGTGCCGGACCCCTACTATGGAGGCCAGGAAGGCTTTGACCATGTGGTGGAATTGCTTCAGGACGGCTGCGCCAACCTGCTGGAGCATTTGAAGGAGCAGCTCTCCTGA
- a CDS encoding RHS repeat domain-containing protein, which produces MKEQFNDDINSLTGARSSDSGGKPTPIDKSAPDAFDRNWNWEFEVRPLGPSETAKCTVNMGADDLATLTVDQEEIMNLGPRGPEGGGTYSPETTSFDIQEGKHEAHLEYHNITLKDHGKNVAKLTFDMNVVVTDHQTGSSSSYVPPDTQTEPVDNDDEGEDDTCGSSSGGSSSSPNSSSSNPCPDGNNGGDEDGDEPVGNPSSSDGCMDNTGGAEPPPTVRGLFSSPSMRGNISSAGKRVTTQTRKTSMVWRTNFGAFRGMEGMPYGMLEIVAYNFSSKLWTPAALQYLHPMASSIQPPPGGSLRADTAFQIRNGGTNVNYYCYGGAASAGSIGGSKKRGGSVSMTYAQESSRAADAASSFAAEMRVSNNRGNSVLYGGSSLSSLKNATGYVSKLGSSYTAQDFSQYLDIVRGSDGNIRQIWNLWDGLASIENVTADGYVIAFYLPEQVGEKANGVYPVTGTPFKTFSISGDTATSKLTVTEQAEGRSPYVTRYWQGTGGAWCMSQGEGEDAIYTLREKQAVTSTTWKLITTVQRGETGTPISRVCETYEQTSKGNLCTSRIEAYGTDYARETTYDYNSIGKLSRETAPDGSVKTWAYDAFGRETVRMEPWSGGERKGTYTYYRYSDRPDPDIIHQYVVLTIKAVRLRDTHYTYEEANDVRRVTKRTTALGAEGEQVEITETWMPSASNVHARGRLKMRQAVNGVQTSYEYEANSQHGALYRITAETRVEGEAVPGQSKRKLTYVSAQGTNTRIEKYAFLMDGTWALTDTADYEYDKERRWLKRTRGNGRVTEREMMCCGPLWEKDEDGVMTTYAYNTARQLVETIRSATETTPEIIVSYTRDAFGRALAIRRDVGPMATSEGREYNLLGQLVRETDVLGKDHAYAYSEDGLTETATTPAGATLVTRRHADGTVLEQSGTGQRHLLYQTECTEEGILHSTLIPQEAGEPALMEQSVTDGWGNVVRLSRASANGGLIHERYSFDTKNRLLRKGTDGMAPMLYDYDSFGNVVKETWKLAEEPAPANSRITEYSYACERREDGIYRVKTVINYNSYGLPYSKSTSTLVSFLSPVVAEKIISSDARGNEIPEWMEYTAPGKRTIRKQVPDSLVIAEVLVIDGYEVSKKDFANMTTTAARSYTATGKKEILTDTRGNETTIMFDLAGRETGRTDAAGNTVTTVYDPATALPSCITDALGKTACYAYDLRGRKIAEYGTAVQPSVFAYDDADRLIELKTFRAPEETIAGDPRERTDGDTTVWSYEEGSGLMTAKTYADGHGETYSYDGWNRLVAKSQARTVDEQGTHLMTTYGYDELTGNLLSVTHNDATPAIGYTYNHLNLLTQVTDDSGTRTFSYNQYNEAVQENTAGLVASRLDYQRDSLGRFPGYSLQYKDDVVFQTIWNYDMYKRLGTVSLRRAGDRFTYGYHAVHGLLETLTYPNALKRWYTREEKRDLLTKIDYQRPGSIDYLAKVDYTYDALGRPLEKKDYFNTPNPDLTHVYTYNDRDELVADVMNRGGTYSYSYDNIGNRLTSQEGAEAAPTVYLSNNLNQYISGDHASSREGSEEVAIVYETNSLNQYTSITGGEEQPLVREYDEDGNQIKVKTSTGEWEVKYNALNQAVSFTQDTKRVECRYDYLNRRVEKTVYEGEVLVSRKRFIYRGFLQLAELDAVNATETVQPVLRKTYLWDPMESTATRILAMTTFDETGTYVENLFYTHDLLKNTTGLFDAQGECRALYEYGPYGNVVRMEGDMAEDNPFRFSSEYSDDELGLVYYNYRYYNTSNGRWINRDVIREKGGKNLYSFIRNKISIKTDYLGLLYYAPMICAISEMHDDGKNCSWTCQCPPNYRHSQYGNTPTEYKKPCCWTGIQAMCFCDPNKGNCRAPNGVMVYDNEGVPVNSTVKDSEVESPSPIEPKIEPEPETNPWVIAAGVGIIIGTILEDVYSGGVGISDDPATLSLGWGLILGGL; this is translated from the coding sequence ATGAAAGAACAATTTAACGACGATATCAATTCCCTGACAGGGGCGCGCAGTTCCGACAGCGGAGGAAAACCGACGCCTATCGATAAAAGCGCTCCGGATGCTTTTGACCGGAATTGGAATTGGGAATTTGAGGTGCGCCCGCTGGGGCCTTCTGAAACGGCCAAGTGTACTGTCAACATGGGCGCCGATGATTTGGCGACGCTGACAGTGGATCAAGAGGAGATTATGAATCTCGGTCCGCGCGGGCCGGAAGGAGGCGGTACTTACAGCCCGGAAACAACCTCATTTGATATCCAGGAAGGGAAGCATGAGGCCCATTTGGAATATCATAACATTACCCTGAAGGACCACGGGAAGAACGTCGCCAAACTTACTTTTGACATGAACGTGGTCGTCACTGACCATCAGACTGGTTCTTCCTCTTCCTATGTCCCTCCGGATACGCAAACGGAACCGGTGGACAATGACGACGAAGGCGAAGACGATACATGCGGTTCCAGCAGCGGAGGGAGCAGCAGTTCTCCCAACAGCAGCTCCAGCAACCCATGTCCGGACGGCAACAATGGTGGAGATGAAGACGGTGATGAGCCGGTGGGCAATCCTTCCTCTTCGGACGGATGCATGGATAATACGGGAGGAGCGGAACCCCCTCCCACAGTTCGCGGGCTATTTTCTTCACCCTCCATGCGTGGCAACATTTCTTCCGCCGGTAAGCGCGTAACCACCCAAACCAGGAAAACCAGCATGGTGTGGCGCACCAATTTCGGAGCTTTCCGGGGGATGGAAGGAATGCCTTATGGCATGCTGGAAATTGTAGCTTACAACTTTTCTTCCAAATTGTGGACTCCCGCCGCTCTTCAATACCTGCACCCGATGGCAAGCAGTATCCAGCCGCCTCCCGGAGGCAGCTTGAGGGCGGACACGGCCTTTCAGATCAGGAATGGGGGGACCAATGTCAACTACTATTGCTATGGCGGCGCGGCCAGTGCGGGTTCCATAGGAGGCTCCAAGAAACGGGGTGGTTCCGTTTCCATGACTTACGCACAGGAAAGCAGCCGTGCTGCCGATGCGGCTTCTTCCTTTGCCGCGGAAATGCGCGTAAGCAATAACAGGGGGAATTCCGTTCTGTACGGAGGGTCTTCACTCTCTTCCCTAAAGAACGCTACCGGATATGTTTCCAAGCTTGGTTCTTCCTATACGGCGCAGGATTTTTCCCAATATCTGGACATCGTGCGGGGGAGTGACGGAAACATCCGCCAGATATGGAACCTGTGGGATGGCCTTGCCAGTATAGAAAATGTGACGGCTGACGGCTATGTGATTGCCTTTTATCTGCCGGAGCAGGTGGGGGAAAAAGCGAATGGCGTTTATCCCGTCACGGGTACTCCGTTTAAAACTTTCTCCATTTCCGGAGATACGGCAACCAGCAAACTCACGGTCACGGAACAGGCTGAAGGCCGTTCCCCCTATGTCACCCGTTATTGGCAGGGAACGGGAGGCGCCTGGTGCATGTCCCAGGGTGAAGGAGAAGACGCCATTTACACCCTGCGGGAAAAACAGGCTGTCACTTCCACCACATGGAAATTGATTACTACCGTTCAGCGCGGAGAAACCGGAACACCCATTTCTCGCGTGTGTGAAACTTATGAACAGACCTCCAAGGGGAACCTTTGCACCAGCCGCATTGAAGCCTACGGCACCGACTATGCCCGGGAAACCACTTACGATTATAACAGCATAGGAAAGCTGTCACGGGAAACTGCTCCCGACGGGAGTGTCAAGACGTGGGCCTACGACGCTTTTGGCCGTGAAACAGTTCGCATGGAACCCTGGTCCGGAGGGGAAAGAAAAGGCACCTACACCTATTACCGGTACTCGGACCGTCCTGATCCGGATATCATTCACCAATATGTCGTTCTTACCATCAAAGCTGTGCGGTTGAGGGACACGCACTACACCTATGAGGAAGCCAATGACGTGCGCCGTGTGACTAAGCGGACGACTGCCCTGGGTGCGGAAGGAGAGCAAGTGGAAATAACGGAAACATGGATGCCCTCGGCTTCCAATGTCCATGCAAGGGGCCGGTTGAAGATGCGGCAGGCCGTCAATGGAGTACAGACCTCTTACGAGTATGAAGCAAACAGTCAGCACGGCGCCCTGTACAGGATTACGGCGGAAACCCGGGTTGAGGGAGAAGCTGTGCCGGGGCAGAGCAAGCGCAAATTGACTTACGTATCTGCGCAGGGTACCAACACCCGGATAGAAAAATACGCTTTTCTGATGGATGGAACCTGGGCATTGACAGATACGGCGGACTACGAATATGACAAGGAGAGGCGATGGCTCAAGCGCACGCGCGGCAACGGACGCGTGACGGAACGTGAAATGATGTGTTGCGGCCCCTTGTGGGAAAAGGATGAAGACGGAGTGATGACTACGTATGCCTACAACACGGCTCGCCAGCTTGTGGAAACTATTCGTTCGGCTACGGAAACTACTCCGGAAATCATTGTCAGCTACACGCGGGACGCTTTTGGCAGAGCCTTGGCGATACGGCGGGACGTCGGTCCCATGGCCACTAGTGAAGGGCGGGAATACAACCTGCTGGGGCAGCTTGTTCGTGAAACGGACGTGCTTGGGAAAGACCATGCTTATGCCTATAGTGAGGATGGATTGACGGAAACCGCTACCACGCCGGCAGGAGCTACGCTTGTCACCCGCCGCCATGCGGATGGAACCGTTTTGGAACAAAGCGGAACGGGACAGAGGCATTTGCTTTATCAAACGGAATGCACGGAAGAAGGGATTCTCCATTCCACCCTTATACCGCAGGAAGCCGGGGAACCGGCCCTCATGGAACAATCTGTAACGGATGGCTGGGGCAACGTAGTCCGTCTTTCCCGAGCTAGTGCCAACGGCGGCCTCATCCATGAACGGTACAGCTTTGACACAAAGAACAGGCTGTTGCGGAAAGGGACGGACGGCATGGCCCCGATGCTTTACGACTATGACTCCTTCGGCAACGTGGTGAAAGAGACTTGGAAGTTGGCGGAAGAACCTGCCCCGGCTAACTCCCGTATAACAGAATACTCCTATGCCTGTGAACGGAGGGAAGACGGCATATACCGTGTGAAGACTGTAATTAACTACAATAGTTACGGGCTGCCTTACTCGAAAAGCACGTCTACGCTGGTTTCTTTCCTGTCCCCAGTCGTTGCTGAAAAGATCATCTCTTCGGATGCGAGAGGCAATGAGATTCCGGAATGGATGGAATATACGGCTCCCGGCAAACGTACAATCAGGAAACAGGTTCCTGATTCCCTGGTCATTGCAGAAGTTCTTGTCATTGACGGGTATGAAGTCTCCAAAAAGGATTTCGCAAACATGACTACGACTGCGGCGCGTTCCTACACGGCCACGGGGAAAAAGGAAATTCTTACGGATACACGCGGCAATGAAACCACGATCATGTTTGATCTTGCCGGACGTGAAACCGGGAGAACAGACGCTGCTGGCAATACGGTTACGACTGTCTATGATCCGGCGACGGCATTGCCCTCCTGCATCACGGACGCACTGGGGAAAACGGCTTGCTATGCTTACGATTTGCGCGGACGCAAGATTGCTGAATACGGTACGGCAGTGCAGCCCTCTGTTTTTGCTTACGACGATGCGGACAGGCTGATTGAACTCAAAACTTTCCGGGCTCCGGAAGAAACCATAGCAGGTGATCCGCGTGAACGGACGGATGGTGATACCACCGTGTGGAGTTATGAGGAAGGCTCCGGCCTCATGACGGCAAAAACCTATGCTGACGGGCATGGGGAAACCTATTCCTATGACGGGTGGAACAGGCTGGTGGCCAAATCACAAGCTCGGACGGTTGATGAACAGGGGACTCATCTTATGACGACTTACGGCTATGATGAGTTGACAGGAAATTTGCTCTCTGTCACTCACAATGATGCCACGCCGGCCATAGGCTACACATATAACCATCTCAATCTCCTTACACAGGTAACGGATGATTCCGGTACGCGCACGTTTTCCTATAACCAATACAATGAAGCGGTACAGGAAAATACGGCAGGTCTGGTGGCCAGCCGGCTTGACTATCAAAGGGACAGTCTGGGACGATTTCCTGGCTATAGTTTGCAATACAAAGATGATGTTGTTTTTCAAACCATTTGGAATTATGATATGTATAAACGCCTTGGCACTGTTTCTCTCAGGCGTGCAGGCGACCGGTTTACCTACGGCTATCATGCAGTTCATGGACTTTTGGAAACGCTCACCTATCCCAACGCCCTCAAGAGATGGTATACCCGGGAGGAAAAACGTGACTTGCTGACTAAAATAGACTACCAGCGTCCGGGGAGTATCGACTATTTAGCTAAAGTCGACTATACTTACGATGCACTGGGGCGCCCCCTGGAAAAGAAGGATTACTTTAATACTCCCAATCCCGATCTTACTCATGTTTACACGTATAATGACCGGGACGAACTGGTTGCCGACGTGATGAACCGGGGCGGAACGTACAGCTACTCCTATGACAATATCGGTAACCGGTTGACCTCACAGGAAGGAGCGGAAGCGGCTCCCACCGTTTATCTGTCAAATAATCTCAACCAGTACATTTCCGGTGATCATGCATCTTCCCGGGAAGGCTCAGAAGAGGTTGCAATCGTCTATGAGACAAATAGTCTCAACCAATACACTTCCATTACCGGTGGAGAAGAACAGCCTTTGGTACGGGAGTACGACGAAGACGGCAACCAGATTAAGGTGAAAACCTCTACAGGCGAATGGGAGGTAAAGTATAATGCTCTAAATCAGGCCGTCAGCTTCACGCAGGACACCAAGCGGGTGGAATGCCGCTACGACTATCTGAACAGGAGAGTGGAAAAAACAGTCTATGAAGGAGAAGTGCTGGTGTCCCGGAAACGGTTTATTTACCGTGGTTTTCTCCAACTTGCGGAGCTGGATGCAGTCAATGCAACGGAAACGGTGCAACCTGTTCTTCGGAAAACCTATCTATGGGATCCTATGGAGTCCACGGCAACACGAATCTTGGCAATGACCACATTCGACGAAACGGGTACCTATGTGGAAAACCTGTTTTATACCCACGACCTGCTGAAAAATACTACAGGCCTATTTGATGCCCAGGGAGAGTGCCGGGCTCTGTACGAATACGGTCCATACGGCAATGTTGTCAGGATGGAAGGCGATATGGCGGAGGACAATCCGTTCAGGTTTTCTTCTGAATACTCTGATGACGAATTGGGGCTTGTGTATTATAATTACCGATATTATAATACATCGAACGGGCGATGGATTAATAGAGATGTAATAAGAGAGAAAGGCGGCAAGAATTTATATTCCTTTATTCGTAATAAAATATCTATTAAAACAGATTATCTAGGACTTTTATATTACGCCCCTATGATATGTGCAATTTCAGAGATGCATGATGATGGGAAAAATTGTTCATGGACGTGTCAATGTCCTCCAAATTATCGACATTCTCAATATGGTAATACACCGACGGAATACAAGAAACCATGTTGCTGGACAGGGATACAGGCGATGTGTTTCTGTGATCCTAATAAAGGAAATTGTCGTGCTCCAAATGGAGTAATGGTATATGATAATGAAGGAGTTCCCGTAAATTCAACTGTTAAAGATTCGGAAGTAGAATCTCCATCTCCTATAGAGCCTAAAATTGAGCCGGAACCTGAAACAAATCCCTGGGTTATAGCAGCAGGTGTTGGGATTATTATCGGTACTATACTAGAGGATGTGTACTCTGGAGGAGTTGGCATTTCTGATGATCCTGCGACACTTAGCCTTGGCTGGGGATTAATTTTGGGTGGCTTGTGA
- a CDS encoding glycosyltransferase, producing MIPLYIIGFPSLYGGAGAELYHQIKVWRHMGVDIHLIPTQKNIHRAELYPEMVERGVTVHEGYDWSAISEGAPVISFCNEEFLAALPEIRKRTRKTVFVNCMTWLFGREKEAMKRGDISLFLYQNDQVRESVMPRLRALNADPSIRFMTFKPYFDTTDFPFIVQRSADWFGAGHISRQDEDKFSKDTWHIYENFASPVRKSGTFLGFDHRSEAKTGKPPGWVETFHDQKSLSQQEFYQRCHIVLQPTDTTENWPRVGFEAMASGSVLIVDKRGGWEQMVEHGKTGWLCESPGDFITYATKMAWEPHYREDMASAARERGMVLGGLEASRESWQEVFEAISRIPD from the coding sequence ATGATACCTCTATACATCATCGGTTTTCCGTCCCTCTATGGAGGGGCGGGAGCCGAGCTTTACCACCAGATTAAGGTTTGGAGACACATGGGAGTGGATATTCACCTTATTCCCACTCAGAAAAACATTCACCGTGCCGAGCTTTATCCGGAAATGGTTGAGCGGGGCGTTACAGTGCATGAAGGGTACGACTGGTCAGCCATTTCGGAAGGCGCTCCCGTTATCAGTTTTTGCAATGAAGAGTTTCTGGCTGCGCTGCCGGAGATACGGAAACGGACAAGAAAGACAGTGTTTGTCAATTGCATGACCTGGCTTTTCGGACGGGAAAAGGAAGCCATGAAGAGGGGTGATATTTCCCTGTTTCTTTATCAGAATGACCAGGTGAGGGAGAGCGTGATGCCGCGCCTGAGAGCCTTGAATGCCGATCCGTCCATCCGGTTCATGACGTTCAAGCCGTATTTTGACACGACTGATTTTCCCTTCATTGTCCAGCGATCCGCGGACTGGTTTGGCGCGGGACACATTTCCCGGCAGGACGAGGATAAATTCAGCAAGGATACGTGGCACATTTACGAGAATTTCGCTTCTCCCGTCCGGAAGAGCGGGACTTTTCTCGGGTTTGACCACCGGAGTGAGGCGAAGACCGGGAAGCCTCCCGGGTGGGTGGAGACGTTCCATGACCAGAAGTCCCTGTCCCAGCAGGAGTTTTACCAAAGGTGCCACATCGTGCTGCAACCCACGGATACGACGGAGAATTGGCCGCGCGTAGGTTTTGAAGCGATGGCGAGCGGAAGCGTGCTGATTGTGGACAAGCGCGGAGGCTGGGAACAGATGGTGGAACACGGAAAAACCGGTTGGCTGTGCGAAAGCCCCGGGGATTTCATCACGTACGCCACCAAGATGGCCTGGGAGCCGCATTACCGGGAGGATATGGCCTCCGCTGCCCGGGAACGCGGCATGGTCCTGGGAGGGCTGGAGGCGTCCAGGGAAAGCTGGCAGGAGGTGTTTGAAGCAATCAGCCGGATACCGGATTAG
- a CDS encoding phosphotransferase enzyme family protein, giving the protein MTAPLTEATDPNQLLCRIAGIGDLFAIEGEFVTGKEIPSGHINTTYKATYRKSDGTEDSYILQRINDYVFKDPRAVMRNVEKVTRHINWKVLRRLKDSAGQTLNLYPARGGRNYIDIPGDGIWRCYNYLAGTHTYDVVENTRQAYQAGFAFGSFQDLISDMNPEDIVETIPGFHHTRNRFNRLMEVAEQDPQKRLSTCLPELDFIKAREEDVDRLLDLQERGVLPTRITHNDTKINNVMLDEDTDHAVCVIDLDTVMPGLVLYDFGDMVRTVTPPTEEDEEDLDKVRMRMPMFQSIVEGYLAAAHGFLTQAEIDQLAFSGKLITLEIGIRFLTDYLEGDQYFKVSRPDHNLIRCRTQLKLVECIERELPVMEQYVQRLARGFARK; this is encoded by the coding sequence ATGACCGCTCCGCTCACCGAGGCAACAGACCCGAACCAGCTTTTGTGCCGCATCGCCGGAATTGGAGACCTCTTCGCCATTGAAGGGGAATTCGTCACAGGGAAGGAAATACCCAGCGGCCATATCAACACCACCTACAAGGCCACCTACCGCAAAAGCGACGGGACGGAAGACTCCTACATCCTCCAGCGCATCAATGATTATGTGTTCAAGGATCCCAGGGCCGTCATGCGCAATGTGGAGAAAGTCACGCGCCACATCAACTGGAAAGTACTGCGCCGCCTGAAGGACTCCGCCGGACAGACCCTCAATCTTTATCCGGCCCGCGGAGGGCGCAACTACATTGACATCCCCGGTGACGGCATCTGGCGCTGCTACAATTACCTGGCCGGCACGCACACCTATGACGTGGTGGAAAACACCCGGCAGGCTTACCAGGCCGGATTTGCGTTCGGCTCCTTCCAGGACTTGATCAGCGATATGAATCCGGAGGACATCGTGGAAACCATCCCCGGCTTCCACCATACCCGGAACCGTTTCAACCGCCTGATGGAAGTGGCGGAGCAGGACCCGCAGAAACGCCTTTCCACCTGCCTTCCGGAACTGGATTTCATCAAGGCGAGGGAAGAAGATGTGGACCGCCTTCTGGACCTTCAGGAGAGGGGCGTGCTCCCCACCCGCATCACCCATAATGACACCAAGATCAACAACGTCATGCTGGATGAAGACACAGACCACGCCGTCTGCGTCATTGATCTGGATACGGTGATGCCCGGGCTTGTCCTGTACGACTTCGGCGACATGGTGCGCACCGTCACCCCGCCCACGGAAGAAGATGAGGAAGACCTGGACAAGGTGCGCATGCGCATGCCCATGTTCCAGTCCATTGTGGAGGGCTATCTGGCTGCCGCCCACGGCTTCCTGACCCAGGCGGAAATAGACCAGCTTGCCTTTTCCGGAAAACTTATCACGCTGGAAATCGGCATCCGGTTCCTGACGGACTACCTGGAAGGAGACCAGTACTTCAAAGTCTCCCGCCCGGACCACAACCTCATCCGCTGCCGCACGCAGCTCAAGCTGGTGGAATGCATTGAACGGGAGCTTCCGGTCATGGAACAATACGTCCAGCGCCTGGCCAGGGGATTTGCCAGAAAATAG